Proteins encoded together in one uncultured Fibrobacter sp. window:
- a CDS encoding YkgJ family cysteine cluster protein, translated as MESYREYFPTKAFRVAEMRLATLLRAERDRLDAIATSLGRESAIGPDNLLEELPKIKEFTREYHRLFAEYLDAVLPQQPRPIQCRPACGNCCHHYPMSVEPFELVTLYCDLRGRNDLLDIMEACQVRSSLFSKFFEARRAEGAVPDQMDLDDYAEDKALHDYFSAWNPCPFSDKKGDCTVYPLRPVSCRMYFSETDPKFCTPEHLQTPENDSYIVYLPDSIEDAVYGISEHYALLDLPESYFGGLLAVNRFEGLIGGN; from the coding sequence ATGGAATCGTATCGAGAGTATTTTCCGACAAAGGCGTTTCGTGTAGCCGAAATGCGCCTTGCAACCCTGTTAAGGGCGGAAAGGGACCGTTTAGATGCGATTGCAACGTCGCTTGGTCGAGAATCGGCAATCGGTCCTGATAACTTACTCGAAGAACTCCCCAAAATCAAGGAATTTACGCGGGAATACCACCGGCTTTTTGCGGAATATTTAGACGCTGTTTTGCCGCAACAGCCGAGGCCTATTCAGTGTCGACCCGCCTGTGGTAATTGCTGCCATCATTACCCGATGTCGGTAGAGCCCTTTGAACTTGTGACGTTGTATTGTGACCTCAGGGGGCGGAATGACTTGCTCGATATTATGGAAGCGTGCCAGGTAAGGTCGTCGCTGTTTAGCAAGTTTTTTGAGGCTAGACGGGCCGAGGGGGCAGTTCCTGACCAGATGGATTTGGACGATTACGCCGAAGACAAGGCCCTGCATGATTATTTTAGCGCCTGGAATCCGTGCCCGTTTTCGGACAAGAAGGGCGATTGCACGGTCTACCCGTTGCGCCCAGTTTCTTGCCGTATGTATTTTAGCGAAACGGATCCTAAGTTCTGTACGCCGGAGCATTTACAGACTCCCGAGAACGATAGCTATATTGTGTACTTGCCCGATAGCATCGAAGATGCCGTTTACGGAATCTCGGAGCATTACGCCCTATTGGATTTGCCCGAAAGTTACTTTGGCGGACTTTTGGCCGTAAACCGCTTTGAAGGCTTGATTGGCGGAAACTAG
- the lysS gene encoding lysine--tRNA ligase encodes MAMQDMNDQVQARLAKLEKFKEMGVEAYPHKFNRTHDSKVLKENKAALMASGEEIAFAGRVVRFNRKGKMCFMHLKDRYGRLQVVVARDEVGEENYEVVKMTDLGDFIGVNGSMFETQTGEYSVHVKKVTMLSKAVRPLPVAKEKVDENGNKVVFNEFADVDTRYRQRYIDMALNDDVKEVFIKRSKIMQAIREYLIEKGFIEVETPTLQPIYGGANARPFTTHHNACDMTLYLRVAPELYLKRCIVGGMEKVFEFSKNFRNEGMDRTHSPEFTGLEFYEAYADYNDMMVHFENIYERACIAANGTTKIEYQGKEIDFKAPWPRYSMIEAIEKFGGLKVNEMSDDEIKAKMEELGGHLDGEFSRGRGILELFELTVEDKLIQPMFIKDMPTESTPLCKKHRTIEGLIEQFEPYANGWELGNAYTELNDPIRQRELLEDQVRRGRGGEGETHPMDENFMHAIESGLPPTGGVGFGIDRMVMLLTNQQTIRDVQLFPLMKPETC; translated from the coding sequence ATGGCAATGCAAGATATGAACGACCAGGTGCAGGCGCGCCTCGCTAAGCTCGAAAAGTTCAAGGAAATGGGTGTGGAGGCTTATCCGCACAAGTTCAACCGCACGCATGATTCTAAGGTTTTGAAAGAAAATAAAGCTGCCTTGATGGCTTCTGGCGAAGAAATCGCTTTCGCCGGCCGTGTGGTTCGCTTCAACCGCAAGGGCAAAATGTGCTTTATGCACCTCAAGGACCGTTACGGTCGCTTGCAGGTGGTGGTGGCCCGTGACGAAGTCGGCGAAGAAAACTACGAAGTCGTGAAGATGACCGACCTCGGTGACTTTATCGGCGTGAATGGTTCCATGTTCGAAACCCAGACGGGTGAATACTCCGTGCACGTGAAGAAGGTGACCATGCTTTCGAAGGCCGTGCGTCCGCTTCCGGTGGCCAAGGAAAAGGTCGACGAAAACGGCAACAAGGTCGTGTTCAACGAATTTGCCGATGTGGATACCCGTTACCGCCAGCGTTATATCGATATGGCCTTGAACGACGACGTGAAGGAAGTCTTCATCAAGCGTTCCAAGATCATGCAGGCTATCCGTGAATACCTGATCGAAAAGGGATTCATCGAAGTGGAAACTCCGACGCTCCAGCCGATTTACGGCGGTGCAAACGCCCGTCCGTTTACCACGCACCACAACGCTTGCGACATGACGCTTTACCTGCGCGTCGCTCCGGAACTTTACCTGAAACGCTGCATCGTGGGCGGCATGGAAAAGGTGTTCGAATTCTCCAAGAACTTCCGCAACGAAGGCATGGACCGCACCCATAGCCCGGAATTCACCGGTCTCGAATTCTACGAAGCCTATGCCGACTACAACGACATGATGGTGCACTTCGAAAACATTTACGAACGCGCCTGTATTGCCGCCAACGGCACCACCAAGATTGAATACCAGGGCAAGGAAATTGACTTCAAGGCCCCGTGGCCTCGCTACAGCATGATCGAAGCCATCGAAAAGTTCGGCGGCCTCAAGGTCAACGAAATGAGCGACGACGAAATCAAGGCCAAGATGGAAGAACTCGGCGGACACCTGGATGGCGAATTCAGCCGCGGCCGCGGTATCCTCGAACTGTTCGAGCTCACCGTGGAAGACAAGCTTATCCAGCCGATGTTCATCAAGGACATGCCGACTGAAAGTACTCCGCTCTGCAAGAAGCACCGTACCATCGAAGGCCTTATCGAACAGTTCGAGCCGTACGCTAACGGCTGGGAACTGGGCAACGCCTATACCGAACTTAACGACCCCATCCGTCAGCGTGAACTCCTGGAAGATCAGGTGCGCCGCGGCCGCGGTGGCGAAGGCGAAACGCACCCGATGGATGAAAACTTCATGCACGCTATCGAATCTGGCCTGCCTCCTACCGGCGGCGTGGGCTTCGGCATCGACCGTATGGTCATGCTCCTCACGAACCAGCAGACAATCCGTGACGTGCAACTCTTCCCGCTCATGAAGCCGGAGACCTGTTAA
- a CDS encoding FtsX-like permease family protein: MHKLEWLIAWRYLGAQRKSLFVSLIGIFSMLGVSIGVFALVVALAAVNGFEEEVTAQMIGKDAHFEVMAYNGDFIAPYDSLIKEVRSRDSRVVASSPFIIYKVGVSSKKVNDGIVIYGIETETAKGVTDIHKYIKWGNYSVDSLEDLSGTLRPGIILGSGLANRLRVVVGDKLVLQTFQSPDAMVTSGGPKMMMCVVSGIFETGTYEYDGNLAYVGIPELQKLLGLDDVVTGIQFRLNNHWLAGEAVDSLASWLGYPYYAMDWKTKNITLLKWMNYEKFIVAAVICLIILVAAFNIISSLIMVVIDKTKEIGILRSMGLSKGSVMRVFMLMGSFIGVGGTIVGGTIGLVLCKLQEAYHFIKLPGDVYVIPYFPISVHILDVILIFVISIALCVLATLLPAWKASRLDPVGAIRHE; this comes from the coding sequence ATGCATAAGTTGGAATGGCTCATCGCCTGGCGTTACTTAGGGGCTCAACGTAAGAGTCTCTTTGTATCGCTTATCGGTATCTTTAGTATGCTGGGAGTTTCCATTGGCGTGTTTGCGCTGGTGGTGGCCCTTGCCGCAGTAAATGGTTTCGAAGAAGAAGTCACCGCCCAGATGATTGGCAAAGACGCTCACTTCGAAGTGATGGCGTACAACGGCGATTTTATCGCGCCGTATGACAGTCTCATCAAAGAAGTGCGTAGCCGCGATTCACGTGTGGTGGCATCGTCTCCGTTTATCATTTACAAGGTGGGCGTGAGCTCCAAGAAAGTAAACGACGGTATCGTAATCTATGGTATCGAAACCGAAACGGCGAAGGGCGTTACTGACATTCATAAGTATATCAAGTGGGGCAATTACTCCGTCGACAGTCTTGAAGACTTGAGCGGAACGCTCCGCCCTGGAATCATTTTGGGTTCTGGCCTTGCCAATAGGCTTCGGGTGGTGGTTGGCGATAAACTCGTGTTGCAGACCTTCCAAAGCCCCGACGCCATGGTCACAAGCGGTGGCCCGAAAATGATGATGTGCGTAGTGAGTGGTATCTTTGAAACGGGTACTTACGAATACGATGGAAACCTTGCTTACGTAGGCATTCCGGAGCTCCAGAAGTTACTTGGCCTCGATGACGTGGTGACTGGTATCCAGTTCCGCCTGAATAACCATTGGCTTGCGGGCGAGGCGGTGGATAGCCTTGCCTCTTGGCTCGGTTATCCGTATTACGCCATGGATTGGAAAACGAAAAACATCACGCTCCTCAAGTGGATGAACTATGAAAAGTTCATTGTGGCGGCGGTGATTTGCCTCATCATTTTGGTGGCTGCATTCAATATCATCAGTAGCTTGATTATGGTGGTGATTGACAAGACCAAGGAAATCGGCATCCTCCGCAGCATGGGCTTGAGCAAAGGTAGCGTGATGCGCGTCTTTATGCTCATGGGCAGCTTTATTGGCGTGGGTGGTACGATTGTGGGTGGCACCATTGGCCTTGTGCTTTGCAAGTTGCAAGAGGCTTATCACTTTATCAAGCTCCCGGGTGATGTCTACGTGATTCCGTACTTCCCGATTTCGGTGCACATTCTTGACGTGATTTTGATTTTTGTAATTAGCATTGCGCTTTGTGTTCTGGCGACTTTGTTGCCGGCATGGAAGGCTAGCCGCTTGGATCCGGTGGGGGCTATTAGACATGAGTAG
- a CDS encoding ABC transporter ATP-binding protein encodes MSSLLQTVDLRREFSETGEKLEILKGVNFSMEEGELVALTGSSGSGKSTFLNLVGMLDTPTSGEILFKGKALSKFNDAERDRYHRVQVGFVFQFHHLLSEFTAIENVCVPGRILGTSEKECKERAAMLLETVGLKDRFKHLPRELSGGERQRVAIARALMNHPDLVLADEPSGNLDEANSAMLNELIGELNEKFNQAFLIVTHDEKLASFAKRRVVMHGGVIQ; translated from the coding sequence ATGAGTAGTTTACTGCAAACGGTTGACCTCCGTCGAGAATTTTCTGAAACGGGCGAAAAGCTTGAAATCCTCAAGGGCGTGAACTTCTCCATGGAAGAAGGCGAACTTGTGGCCCTTACGGGTTCTTCGGGTTCGGGAAAGTCGACCTTCTTGAATTTGGTGGGAATGCTTGATACACCGACTTCTGGCGAAATCCTTTTTAAGGGCAAGGCTCTTTCCAAATTCAATGACGCTGAACGCGACCGTTACCACCGTGTGCAGGTGGGCTTTGTGTTCCAGTTCCATCACTTGTTGAGCGAATTTACGGCGATTGAAAACGTGTGCGTGCCGGGCCGCATTCTCGGGACTTCTGAAAAGGAATGCAAGGAACGTGCCGCGATGCTTTTGGAAACGGTGGGCCTCAAGGACCGCTTCAAGCATTTGCCGCGAGAACTCAGCGGCGGTGAACGCCAGCGCGTGGCCATTGCCCGTGCACTCATGAACCATCCGGACTTGGTGCTGGCCGACGAACCGAGCGGCAACCTCGATGAGGCGAATTCCGCGATGCTGAACGAATTGATTGGCGAACTCAACGAAAAGTTTAATCAGGCTTTCTTGATTGTGACGCACGACGAAAAATTGGCTAGTTTTGCAAAAAGACGTGTCGTGATGCACGGTGGCGTCATTCAGTAG